The Nerophis lumbriciformis linkage group LG07, RoL_Nlum_v2.1, whole genome shotgun sequence genome window below encodes:
- the LOC133609176 gene encoding cyclic AMP-dependent transcription factor ATF-1-like: MAVTGDESETGSSGGELLGNDLHTSSSSALCLTLAHPARTPTEDASQKREHRLMKNREAARQCRRKKKEYVKCLENRVAVLENQNQTLMEELKAVKDIYQQKG; encoded by the exons GCTCCAGTGGAGGCGAGCTCCTTGGCAACGACTTACACACCAGCAGCAGCTCCGCCCTCTGCCTCACCCTGGCACACCCCGCCCGCACACCTACGGAGGACGCCTCGCAGAAGAGGGAACATCGCTTGATGAAGAACAG GGAAGCCGCCAGGCAGTGTCGTCGGAAGAAGAAGGAGTACGTTAAATGTCTGGAGAACCGTGTGGCGGTGCTGGAGAATCAGAACCAGACTCTGATGGAGGAGCTCAAAGCCGTGAAagacatttaccaacaaaaaggtTGA